The following proteins come from a genomic window of Paludisphaera rhizosphaerae:
- a CDS encoding inorganic phosphate transporter, protein MTDFLDALGRLDVSSALVLAIALAIAFGFEVVNGFHDTANAVTTVIYTRTLKATPAVLFSGFCNFLGVLLGGTTIAFSIVHLLPVDLLIDAASRSAVVMVLALLIAGISWNLLTWWFGIPVSSSHTLIGAILGVGLANGLMSGQGVAAGVNWGKASEVAMALLISPAIGFLAAGMLLLVAKKRIKDPSLFVPPPEDPDARPPGWIRATLLATCGGVSLAHGSNDGQKGMGLIMLVLIGLLPTGFALNLDGDACSARAAATEMQQALQAEPSPLHRQEIERLDEVLARLDGKQSLREVPYDQRITLRNLIFQVDRALVRDRDAVPDHRLAALDAPRKQLREAIEYVPNWVVLGVALCLGVGTMFGYKRIVLTVAEKIGKTHLTYAQGASAEVVAMATIGAADLLGLPVSTTQVLSSGVAGTMWANRSGVQIATARNIALAWLLTFPCSMLASAWIFVCGRLALG, encoded by the coding sequence ATGACCGATTTTCTCGACGCTCTGGGACGTCTCGACGTTTCATCCGCCCTGGTTCTCGCCATCGCATTGGCTATCGCCTTCGGCTTCGAGGTGGTCAACGGCTTCCATGACACGGCCAACGCCGTGACCACCGTCATTTACACGAGGACGCTCAAAGCCACGCCGGCGGTCCTTTTCTCCGGGTTCTGCAACTTCCTGGGGGTGTTGCTGGGCGGAACGACCATCGCCTTCAGCATCGTCCACCTCTTGCCGGTCGACCTGCTCATCGACGCCGCCAGCCGGTCGGCCGTGGTCATGGTCCTGGCTCTCCTGATCGCCGGCATCTCCTGGAACCTGCTGACCTGGTGGTTCGGGATCCCGGTCTCCAGCTCGCACACGCTCATCGGCGCGATCCTCGGCGTGGGCCTGGCGAACGGCCTGATGAGCGGGCAGGGGGTGGCCGCGGGAGTGAACTGGGGCAAGGCGAGCGAGGTCGCGATGGCGCTTCTGATCTCGCCGGCGATCGGCTTCCTGGCCGCCGGGATGCTGCTCTTAGTCGCGAAGAAGCGGATCAAGGACCCCTCGCTGTTCGTCCCGCCCCCGGAAGACCCCGACGCGCGTCCCCCGGGGTGGATCCGCGCGACCCTTCTTGCAACCTGCGGCGGCGTCAGCCTGGCGCACGGGTCGAACGACGGCCAGAAGGGGATGGGCCTGATCATGCTGGTGCTGATCGGCCTACTCCCCACGGGCTTCGCCCTGAACCTCGACGGCGACGCCTGCAGCGCGCGGGCCGCCGCGACCGAGATGCAGCAGGCCCTGCAGGCCGAACCCTCCCCCTTGCACCGCCAGGAGATCGAGCGGCTCGACGAGGTGCTCGCCCGGCTCGACGGCAAGCAGTCGCTCCGCGAGGTTCCCTATGATCAGCGGATCACCCTCCGCAACCTGATCTTCCAGGTCGATCGGGCCCTGGTACGCGACCGCGACGCCGTCCCCGACCACCGCCTGGCCGCTCTGGACGCCCCCCGGAAGCAGCTTCGCGAGGCCATCGAATACGTCCCGAACTGGGTCGTGCTGGGCGTGGCTCTCTGCCTGGGGGTGGGGACGATGTTCGGCTACAAGCGGATCGTCCTCACGGTCGCTGAGAAGATCGGCAAGACCCACCTGACTTACGCCCAGGGCGCCAGCGCGGAGGTCGTCGCGATGGCCACCATCGGCGCGGCGGACCTGCTCGGCCTGCCGGTCAGCACCACGCAGGTGCTGTCCTCGGGGGTCGCCGGCACGATGTGGGCGAACCGTTCGGGGGTCCAGATCGCCACGGCGAGGAACATCGCCCTGGCCTGGCTGCTGACCTTCCCCTGCTCGATGCTCGCCTCCGCCTGGATCTTCGTCTGCGGCCGCCTGGCTCTGGGCTGA
- a CDS encoding leucine-rich repeat domain-containing protein, whose product MTATKVFRWSAVLAIATVATTARADGPFPDKNLETAVRAVLKHEPNVELTDEKLQNVYVLEAVGKEIKDLTGLEKCKNLALLRLSKNQAADLKPLKDLKNLQSLDLAENQIADLSPLAGLKSLQYLELSKNQIVDLAPLAGLTDLSALYLGGNKIEDVNPLASLTKLASLGLGGNRVKDAGAIEKLTKLSTLDLRDNLIEDVRPLTKQPDLKLLMIERNQVKDLTPLIEAAKADAAGAKLFAPYLRLYLDGNPLPEAGRSSQLEALKATGVRVEG is encoded by the coding sequence ATGACGGCGACGAAGGTCTTCCGATGGTCCGCGGTTCTCGCGATCGCGACGGTGGCGACGACGGCCCGGGCTGACGGCCCATTCCCCGACAAAAACCTTGAAACGGCCGTCCGAGCCGTCCTTAAACACGAGCCGAACGTCGAATTGACCGATGAAAAGCTCCAGAACGTCTACGTCCTGGAGGCGGTCGGCAAGGAGATCAAGGACCTGACCGGGCTGGAGAAGTGCAAGAATCTGGCGCTGCTGCGGCTGTCGAAAAACCAGGCCGCGGACCTCAAGCCCCTCAAGGATTTGAAGAATCTCCAGTCCCTGGATCTGGCCGAGAATCAGATCGCCGACCTCTCTCCGCTGGCCGGATTGAAGAGCTTGCAGTATCTTGAATTATCGAAGAATCAGATCGTCGATCTTGCCCCCCTTGCCGGATTGACCGATTTGAGCGCCCTTTACCTGGGCGGCAACAAGATCGAGGACGTCAACCCGCTGGCGTCCCTGACCAAGCTGGCGTCGCTGGGCCTGGGCGGGAACCGGGTGAAGGACGCCGGCGCGATCGAGAAACTGACGAAGCTGTCGACCCTGGACCTGCGGGACAACCTCATCGAGGACGTTCGGCCCCTGACGAAGCAGCCGGACCTCAAGCTCCTGATGATCGAGCGCAATCAAGTCAAGGATCTGACGCCTCTCATCGAGGCGGCGAAGGCCGACGCCGCAGGCGCCAAGCTGTTCGCCCCCTACCTGCGGCTTTACCTCGACGGCAACCCGCTGCCGGAGGCTGGCCGTTCCTCTCAACTGGAGGCCCTCAAGGCGACTGGCGTTCGCGTTGAAGGGTGA
- a CDS encoding TlpA family protein disulfide reductase, giving the protein MVYRLTTLLVFVAAAFVADEGRAEDAAARTVTIQGSVVDLDGHPVTQGSLYVSITGKLATAGDFSKETTTKLGPDGRYRIEFQDALFASQIPPASLALRYIMAAPGFRVEEGRPTVGSESVALDLRLTPEAWKTTAFKFVDRRSQPVGGADVQVQLAGRIDWTLLQTDPEGRCRVSMPPGIGFGMNVSSRNYLPISFSFRASADGPTEVAVPMFDPIRGRVVDPAGAPLKGVRIGCRMYYEYDEKLPGDQQSLFLGGITNFDDKGATDDQGLFDVRPPIHLSTKGMDRTNKFMIVPVALCFGDETLKHMAFLGIDLNDSPPFHEVVLKSASHVRIPLEHEVTSPAGRYEGNWLLYIPVRWNNQSGQVMSMLGDWGRRDGNMLETYCPEGRYRLFVSSRDPVSMKVLEETTIDFDVPAGGAPLTLPKQSLPAPLLLKLVGKPAPEIDARDLDTGNPVRLADFRGKVVVLDFWGYWCGPCVGSMPDLMKLQDRYKDRPVVILALHDQSIQTRAAYDRELAGVKRLAWNGRDLPFRVAVDAPSPDLPKDDPGTGRGITCDRYEIDSFPSTLVIGPDGVIVGKASARTPGALDALIDRVLPPAAP; this is encoded by the coding sequence ATGGTTTACCGCCTGACAACACTACTCGTTTTCGTCGCCGCAGCGTTTGTTGCCGATGAGGGTCGAGCCGAGGATGCAGCGGCGAGGACGGTGACCATCCAGGGCTCTGTCGTCGACCTGGACGGACATCCCGTTACTCAGGGCAGCCTGTACGTCTCCATTACTGGGAAATTGGCGACGGCCGGGGACTTTTCCAAGGAGACGACCACAAAGCTCGGTCCCGACGGGAGATACCGCATCGAGTTCCAGGACGCCTTGTTCGCAAGCCAGATCCCCCCGGCCTCGCTCGCGCTAAGGTATATCATGGCCGCGCCCGGTTTCCGCGTTGAGGAGGGGCGACCGACCGTCGGATCCGAATCCGTGGCCCTCGATCTGCGACTCACCCCCGAGGCGTGGAAAACGACGGCCTTCAAATTCGTCGACCGACGCAGCCAGCCGGTTGGAGGGGCCGACGTTCAGGTGCAACTTGCGGGGAGGATCGACTGGACGCTCCTCCAGACCGACCCCGAAGGACGTTGCCGGGTCAGCATGCCCCCTGGAATTGGCTTCGGCATGAATGTGTCCTCACGGAATTACTTGCCTATCAGTTTCTCGTTCCGAGCCTCCGCGGACGGTCCAACCGAGGTTGCCGTTCCCATGTTCGACCCTATTCGGGGCCGTGTCGTCGATCCGGCCGGCGCTCCGCTCAAAGGCGTGCGGATCGGCTGCCGAATGTACTACGAATACGATGAGAAGTTACCGGGGGATCAACAGTCGCTTTTCCTGGGCGGCATCACCAACTTCGATGACAAGGGAGCGACCGACGATCAGGGCCTTTTCGATGTCAGGCCGCCCATTCACCTGTCAACCAAGGGGATGGATCGGACGAACAAGTTCATGATCGTTCCAGTAGCTTTATGCTTTGGCGACGAGACACTGAAGCACATGGCTTTCCTGGGCATAGATCTCAACGACTCACCTCCATTTCACGAAGTTGTTTTGAAGTCGGCGAGTCATGTCCGAATTCCATTGGAGCATGAAGTCACTTCCCCCGCGGGTAGGTACGAGGGTAACTGGCTTTTGTACATTCCAGTTCGATGGAATAACCAGAGCGGGCAAGTCATGTCGATGCTCGGGGACTGGGGGCGACGGGACGGCAACATGTTGGAGACCTATTGCCCCGAGGGACGCTACCGCTTGTTTGTGTCTTCAAGAGATCCTGTTAGCATGAAAGTGCTTGAAGAGACGACGATCGACTTCGACGTACCAGCCGGCGGTGCCCCCCTGACGCTGCCGAAGCAATCATTGCCCGCGCCGCTGCTACTCAAGCTTGTCGGCAAGCCTGCTCCGGAGATCGACGCCCGGGACCTCGACACTGGCAACCCGGTCCGGCTGGCGGACTTTCGCGGCAAGGTCGTCGTTCTGGACTTCTGGGGCTACTGGTGCGGCCCCTGCGTCGGCTCCATGCCCGATTTGATGAAGCTTCAGGATCGTTACAAGGATCGGCCGGTCGTCATCCTGGCTCTCCACGACCAGTCGATCCAAACCAGAGCGGCCTATGATCGCGAGTTGGCAGGTGTCAAGAGGCTGGCCTGGAATGGACGCGACCTGCCGTTCCGGGTCGCCGTCGACGCGCCTTCCCCAGACCTACCGAAGGACGATCCAGGGACCGGCCGCGGAATCACCTGCGACCGATACGAGATTGACTCATTTCCCTCCACCCTGGTTATTGGTCCAGATGGTGTCATTGTGGGAAAGGCGAGTGCGAGGACTCCCGGCGCCCTGGATGCCTTGATCGATCGCGTCCTGCCTCCCGCCGCTCCCTGA